The Chloroflexota bacterium genome window below encodes:
- a CDS encoding ABC transporter permease — MAWHYLRRNPRLVAGLLILLGLLLFWLIGSRVVDVRGARPLSAPPDMEPSAEYLLGTDTAGRQLLPVLIEATPRAFEVGLLAGFVGLMIGTVLGFMAGFFGGTVDTVIGGLADTLLPIPALAVLVVIASTIKTNLTVEIMALIVASLAWMTPTRTIRAQVLTMRERGYVEIARLSGMGGLEIIFRELLPNLLPYLAASFVSAVGAAVLASLGLEALGLGPQNEPTLGMTIFWSIYYGALLRGMWWWWGGPLVVIVLLFTGLFLVASGLDEIANPRVRRAV; from the coding sequence ATGGCGTGGCACTATCTGCGCCGCAATCCTCGCCTCGTGGCCGGCCTGCTGATCCTGCTGGGACTGTTGTTGTTCTGGCTGATCGGGTCGCGGGTGGTGGACGTGCGCGGCGCCCGCCCGCTCTCCGCGCCCCCAGACATGGAACCGTCCGCCGAGTACCTGCTGGGCACGGACACGGCCGGCCGCCAGCTCCTGCCGGTGCTGATCGAGGCGACGCCCCGCGCCTTCGAGGTCGGCCTGCTGGCCGGCTTCGTCGGGCTGATGATCGGCACGGTGCTCGGCTTCATGGCCGGCTTCTTCGGTGGCACAGTGGACACCGTCATCGGCGGCCTCGCCGACACGCTCTTACCGATCCCGGCCCTCGCGGTGCTGGTGGTGATCGCCTCGACGATCAAGACCAACCTGACCGTCGAGATCATGGCGCTGATCGTCGCCTCGCTGGCCTGGATGACGCCGACGCGCACGATCCGCGCGCAGGTGCTCACCATGCGCGAGCGCGGGTACGTCGAGATCGCGCGGCTCTCGGGGATGGGCGGCCTGGAGATCATCTTCCGCGAGCTGCTCCCCAACCTGCTGCCGTACCTCGCGGCCAGCTTCGTGAGCGCCGTCGGCGCGGCAGTGCTGGCCTCGCTCGGCCTGGAGGCGCTCGGCCTGGGGCCGCAGAACGAGCCGACCCTCGGCATGACGATCTTCTGGTCGATCTACTACGGCGCGCTGCTGCGGGGCATGTGGTGGTGGTGGGGAGGACCGCTGGTGGTGATCGTGCTGCTGTTCACCGGCCTGTTCCTGGTGGCCTCTGGCCTCGACGAGATCGCGAACCCGCGCGTGCGGCGGGCGGTGTAG
- a CDS encoding cbb3-type cytochrome c oxidase subunit I, giving the protein MSMQASLTFGRRCQVTDLVVDRSAEHQIMAHAVTAVVYLAIGGILALLIALTRWQWVHLLPVNTFYELLSTHGMVMLIFWILFFEVAGLIFASTVLLSARMVAPIVGWIAYAMMLGGSLVAMLLMLTGRATVMFTSYPPLLAPPTYYGAVLVFAVGAIVAVVHFFVNVIAARRRGDVGTLPLFTFALLAAAILALWSLAAGAAALIPAFLWSLGLIGPPDPGVYRLLYWGLGHGAQQVNLAAMIGIWYALASLTVGAKPVNEGLSRVAIVLYVLFIQMGSMHHLLADPGIAPWVRNLNTSYFMYAAVMASLIHAFSIPAAVELAMRERGLSNGLFGWLRNVPWGEPGFASLAVSLVLFGVFGGISGVIMGGPQANLLAHNTLIVPAHFHMTVVAGTTAAFMGISYYLVPLVFQRQMMLPAMVKAQPWVYGFGMTVLCIGMGLAGHWGLPRRHWDVTFSSTGPLGINLLAGSAEPTIFLAIMGIGAIIAVTGGAMFVLSIVGTVFLGTRTATPDLGYVSPEAFAPMPALVAGGSEDHPAAAHAGAFEVPGTLVLALLFLMLFIALYGYSWIELSGIPMLFR; this is encoded by the coding sequence ATGTCCATGCAGGCAAGTCTCACGTTTGGGCGGCGCTGCCAGGTCACCGATCTGGTGGTGGACCGTTCAGCCGAACATCAGATCATGGCGCACGCGGTGACGGCGGTGGTCTACCTGGCCATCGGCGGCATCCTGGCGCTGCTCATCGCCCTGACGCGCTGGCAGTGGGTCCATCTGCTGCCGGTCAACACGTTCTATGAGCTGCTCTCGACCCACGGCATGGTGATGCTGATCTTCTGGATCTTGTTCTTCGAGGTCGCAGGACTCATTTTCGCCAGCACCGTCCTCCTGAGCGCGCGGATGGTCGCACCGATTGTCGGCTGGATCGCCTATGCGATGATGCTCGGCGGCTCACTTGTGGCGATGCTGCTGATGCTCACCGGTCGCGCCACGGTGATGTTCACGTCGTATCCGCCGCTGCTGGCCCCGCCGACCTACTACGGCGCGGTGCTGGTCTTCGCCGTCGGCGCGATCGTCGCCGTCGTCCACTTCTTCGTCAACGTCATCGCTGCGCGGCGGCGCGGGGATGTCGGGACGCTGCCGCTGTTCACGTTCGCACTGCTGGCGGCGGCGATCCTGGCCCTCTGGAGCCTCGCGGCAGGCGCGGCGGCGCTCATCCCGGCGTTCCTCTGGAGTCTCGGGCTGATCGGTCCGCCGGACCCGGGCGTCTACCGGCTGCTCTACTGGGGCCTGGGCCACGGCGCGCAGCAGGTGAACCTCGCGGCGATGATCGGCATCTGGTACGCCCTGGCCAGCCTCACGGTCGGCGCGAAGCCCGTCAACGAGGGGCTGAGCCGCGTCGCCATCGTCCTGTACGTGCTGTTCATCCAGATGGGGTCGATGCACCACCTGCTGGCCGATCCGGGCATCGCGCCGTGGGTCCGCAACCTGAACACGAGCTACTTCATGTACGCGGCGGTGATGGCGAGCCTGATCCACGCGTTCAGCATCCCGGCGGCCGTCGAGCTTGCGATGCGCGAGCGCGGTCTCAGCAACGGGCTGTTCGGCTGGCTGCGGAACGTGCCGTGGGGCGAGCCGGGCTTCGCGTCGCTGGCCGTGAGCCTCGTGCTGTTCGGCGTCTTCGGCGGCATCAGCGGCGTCATCATGGGCGGCCCACAGGCGAACCTGCTGGCCCACAACACGCTGATCGTCCCCGCCCACTTCCACATGACGGTGGTGGCCGGGACCACCGCCGCCTTCATGGGCATCTCGTACTACCTGGTGCCGCTGGTTTTCCAGCGCCAGATGATGCTGCCGGCCATGGTCAAGGCGCAGCCGTGGGTCTACGGCTTCGGGATGACGGTCCTCTGCATCGGCATGGGGCTGGCCGGCCACTGGGGCCTGCCACGCCGGCACTGGGACGTCACGTTCAGCTCGACTGGCCCGCTCGGGATCAACCTGCTGGCGGGCAGCGCCGAGCCGACGATCTTCCTGGCGATCATGGGCATTGGCGCGATCATCGCCGTCACCGGCGGCGCGATGTTCGTGCTCTCGATTGTGGGCACGGTCTTTCTGGGGACGCGCACCGCGACGCCGGACCTGGGCTACGTCTCGCCAGAGGCGTTTGCACCGATGCCGGCCCTGGTGGCAGGCGGGTCAGAGGATCACCCGGCGGCTGCCCACGCCGGCGCGTTCGAGGTGCCGGGCACGCTGGTGCTGGCGCTGCTCTTCCTGATGCTGTTCATCGCGCTGTACGGCTACTCGTGGATCGAGCTGAGCGGCATCCCGATGCTGTTCCGCTGA
- a CDS encoding RidA family protein: MNREVIRPAGFPPNAILSSGIRVGDLIWTAGHVGRNPETGTMPEDIKGQTRETLDSLKRVLEAGGSSLGNVVKVNIYLADIADRPAVNEVYQEYFPENPPGRTCIGGATFGPGVLIEIECVAVAGS; the protein is encoded by the coding sequence ATGAACCGGGAAGTGATCCGCCCAGCCGGGTTTCCACCCAACGCCATTCTCAGCTCTGGGATTCGCGTCGGCGATCTGATCTGGACCGCCGGCCACGTCGGGCGCAACCCCGAGACCGGCACCATGCCGGAGGACATCAAGGGGCAGACGCGGGAGACGCTGGACAGCCTGAAGCGAGTCCTCGAGGCAGGCGGCAGCTCCCTCGGCAACGTCGTCAAGGTCAACATCTACCTGGCAGACATCGCGGACCGCCCGGCCGTCAACGAGGTCTACCAGGAGTACTTTCCCGAGAACCCGCCCGGCCGCACCTGCATCGGCGGCGCGACGTTCGGCCCAGGCGTGCTGATCGAGATCGAGTGCGTGGCGGTGGCCGGCTCGTAG
- a CDS encoding ABC transporter permease yields MTPGYIVRRVLLFVLVVWMATSVIFFLPRLAPGRDPIRERLALMAVSGSVMQTAIEEMARAYEEKFGLDQPLYVQYFRFMGDVLRLDFNVSLLMYPSRVIDLIGQALPWTVGLLLTATLIAFGLGTLLGGLTAWPRAPKIFSYLLPPLFAFSAVPYYLLGVLLVYCFAFKLPIFPISGGAPTGTLPSLTVGYMLTVMYHSMLPALSIVLAATGFWALGMRGMMVTTQGEDFMVMAEAKGLRGWRVFLNYGMRTAILPQITSLALTLGHIVSGALLVEIIFQYPGVGTLLYKAISGFDFFTINGIVFFVIVGVGLATLLLDLSYHLLDPRIKRQHA; encoded by the coding sequence GTGACGCCTGGGTACATCGTTCGACGAGTTCTGCTGTTCGTGCTGGTAGTCTGGATGGCGACGAGCGTCATCTTCTTCCTGCCCCGGCTGGCCCCCGGCCGCGACCCGATCCGCGAGCGGCTGGCGTTGATGGCCGTCAGCGGCAGCGTCATGCAGACCGCGATTGAGGAGATGGCGCGCGCCTACGAGGAGAAGTTCGGGCTGGATCAGCCGCTGTACGTCCAGTACTTCCGCTTCATGGGCGACGTCCTGCGGCTGGACTTCAACGTCTCGCTGCTGATGTACCCATCGCGCGTCATCGACCTGATCGGGCAGGCGTTGCCGTGGACCGTCGGGCTGCTGCTGACGGCCACGCTGATCGCGTTCGGGCTGGGGACGCTGCTTGGCGGGCTGACGGCCTGGCCGCGCGCCCCGAAGATCTTCAGCTACCTGCTGCCGCCGCTGTTCGCCTTCTCCGCCGTGCCCTACTATCTGCTCGGCGTGTTGTTGGTGTACTGCTTCGCCTTCAAGCTGCCGATCTTCCCGATCAGCGGCGGCGCGCCCACTGGCACCCTCCCGAGCCTGACCGTCGGCTACATGCTGACCGTCATGTACCACTCGATGCTGCCGGCCCTGTCCATCGTGCTGGCGGCAACCGGGTTCTGGGCGCTTGGGATGCGCGGCATGATGGTCACGACGCAGGGCGAAGACTTCATGGTCATGGCCGAGGCGAAGGGACTGCGCGGCTGGCGCGTCTTCCTCAACTACGGCATGCGGACGGCCATTCTGCCGCAGATCACCTCGCTGGCCCTCACGCTCGGGCACATCGTGTCGGGCGCGCTGCTGGTGGAGATCATCTTCCAGTACCCGGGCGTCGGCACGCTGCTCTACAAGGCGATCTCCGGCTTCGACTTCTTCACGATCAACGGGATCGTCTTCTTCGTGATCGTCGGAGTCGGGCTGGCGACGCTGTTGCTCGACCTGAGCTACCACCTGCTCGATCCGCGCATCAAGCGGCAGCACGCCTGA
- a CDS encoding multicopper oxidase domain-containing protein, with the protein MAHVTELAPGVVPGLPRQAPAPGWAARAPAEILTAFDYGRVSQLPGGQTLREYTFIAQETEIEVAKGVMFPAWTYNGSVPGPTIRCTEGDRVRIYFQNGTRHPHTIHLHGVHPASMDGVFEQVPPGHSYTYEFDADPWGLFPYHCHTMPIRKHIEKGLYGTMIVDPPTPREPAHELVMVMNGFDTDVDGENEVYTVNGVANYFNEHPIELKVGALVRVYLSNMTEFDPINSFHLHGNMFKLYRSGTSTTNPELTDTVMLCQGERAVLEFRYKYPGKFMFHAHQSEFAELGWMGFFDVKA; encoded by the coding sequence ATGGCCCACGTCACCGAGCTTGCGCCGGGCGTCGTGCCCGGGTTGCCTCGGCAGGCGCCGGCGCCAGGCTGGGCCGCCCGCGCCCCGGCCGAGATCCTGACCGCCTTCGACTACGGCCGGGTCTCGCAGCTGCCGGGCGGCCAGACGCTGCGCGAGTACACCTTCATCGCCCAGGAAACCGAGATCGAGGTCGCGAAGGGCGTCATGTTCCCGGCCTGGACCTACAACGGCAGCGTGCCCGGCCCGACGATCCGCTGCACCGAGGGCGACCGGGTCCGGATCTACTTCCAGAACGGCACCCGCCACCCGCACACCATCCACCTGCACGGCGTCCACCCGGCCAGCATGGATGGCGTCTTCGAGCAGGTGCCGCCGGGCCACAGCTACACCTACGAGTTCGACGCCGATCCGTGGGGGCTGTTCCCCTACCACTGCCACACCATGCCGATCCGCAAGCACATCGAGAAGGGGCTGTACGGGACGATGATCGTCGATCCGCCGACGCCCCGCGAGCCGGCCCACGAGCTGGTGATGGTGATGAACGGCTTCGACACCGACGTGGACGGCGAGAACGAGGTCTACACCGTCAACGGCGTCGCCAACTACTTCAACGAGCATCCCATCGAGTTGAAGGTGGGCGCGCTGGTACGGGTCTACCTCTCCAACATGACCGAGTTCGACCCGATCAACTCGTTCCACCTGCACGGCAACATGTTCAAGCTGTACCGCAGCGGCACCAGCACCACGAACCCTGAGCTGACGGACACCGTGATGCTCTGCCAGGGCGAACGGGCCGTGCTGGAGTTCCGCTACAAATACCCGGGCAAGTTCATGTTCCACGCCCACCAGAGTGAGTTCGCGGAGCTGGGCTGGATGGGCTTCTTCGACGTGAAAGCGTAG
- a CDS encoding aldo/keto reductase: MRYGTLPDVAGPVSRLVMGSMVFSIENQQRTNDILDRFVEAGGTAVDTARVYSKGTSEAAFGNWLKERGLRDKIVVIGKGAHHDSQTLERRVNAAAIHEDIEISLGIMQLDRMDVYILHKDDEDAPVGPVIDALNEEHRAGRIGAFGGSSWRHQRIAEANAYAEAHGLKPFSVSSPNLALAVPVEPMWAGCVTLAGDRDALDWYEKTRMPIFAWSSQARGFFSGRYQPGMTGETMDQQNVIRTYFSDENWERYRRAESLAGEKGCNLRQIALAWVLHQPLELYALIGPASVEELDDCLGALDVKLSEEELLWLNLQKEPIRALA; this comes from the coding sequence ATGAGGTACGGAACTCTGCCGGACGTTGCTGGGCCTGTCTCGCGGCTGGTCATGGGCAGCATGGTCTTCTCCATCGAGAACCAGCAGCGCACCAACGACATCCTGGATCGCTTTGTCGAGGCCGGCGGCACCGCCGTGGACACCGCCCGCGTCTACTCGAAGGGCACCAGCGAAGCGGCGTTCGGCAACTGGCTCAAAGAGCGCGGCCTGCGCGACAAGATCGTCGTCATCGGCAAGGGCGCGCACCACGACAGCCAGACGCTGGAGCGGCGCGTCAACGCAGCGGCGATCCATGAGGATATCGAGATCAGCCTGGGGATCATGCAGCTTGACCGGATGGACGTCTACATCCTCCACAAGGACGACGAGGATGCGCCGGTCGGACCGGTCATCGACGCGCTGAACGAGGAGCACCGGGCGGGGCGGATCGGCGCGTTCGGCGGCTCGAGCTGGCGGCACCAGCGGATCGCCGAGGCGAACGCCTACGCCGAGGCGCACGGCCTGAAGCCGTTCAGCGTCAGCAGCCCGAACCTGGCGCTGGCCGTGCCCGTCGAGCCGATGTGGGCCGGCTGCGTCACCCTGGCCGGCGACCGCGACGCCCTGGACTGGTACGAGAAGACCCGCATGCCGATCTTCGCATGGTCGTCGCAGGCGCGCGGGTTCTTCAGCGGCCGGTATCAGCCCGGCATGACCGGCGAGACGATGGATCAGCAGAACGTGATCCGCACCTACTTCTCAGATGAGAACTGGGAGCGGTACCGCCGGGCCGAGTCGCTGGCCGGCGAGAAGGGCTGCAACCTGCGCCAGATCGCGCTGGCCTGGGTGCTGCACCAGCCGCTGGAGCTGTACGCGCTGATCGGGCCGGCCTCAGTGGAGGAGCTGGACGACTGCCTCGGGGCGCTCGACGTGAAGCTGTCCGAGGAGGAGCTGCTCTGGCTGAACCTCCAGAAGGAGCCGATCCGCGCCCTGGCCTGA
- a CDS encoding metal transporter produces the protein MAARSHDGRGDDGQGHASDAPFPARPPDAAPTSDTAPAAPASGKSGGALALLALLPVALLVALISLFVVYGDELLGPAPVPPDALGKLDIERLWFRPEGVAVQVVNTGPAPLTVAQVIVNDALWEFAIEPGPAIPRLGRATIGIAYPWLEGEPVTVKVLTANGLAFLKTVPIAATTPEPSSSLLLLFALLGVLVGVLPVYLGLLWFPLVRRLDRAVLDFLLALTAGLLIFLGVDAVVEALELAGRVPSPFRGIGLVAIGVAGSILVLLGVSRRTIDAAAGRSEAERALALSFLISTGIGLHNFGEGLAIGAAYAVGELALGAFLVVGFTLHNITEGFGILTPIARHGTTLKNLLLLGLAAGGPTILGTWLGGFAYSDLWATLFLAIGAGAVFQVVYELARLTTSKGGSRIATPLGAAGVLTGMLLMYLTGLFVA, from the coding sequence ATGGCCGCGCGCAGCCACGACGGCCGGGGCGACGACGGGCAGGGCCACGCCAGCGACGCGCCGTTTCCGGCCCGGCCACCCGACGCTGCCCCAACCTCCGACACCGCGCCGGCCGCCCCCGCGAGCGGCAAGAGTGGCGGGGCGCTGGCGCTCCTGGCCCTGCTGCCGGTGGCGCTGCTGGTGGCCCTCATCTCCCTGTTCGTCGTCTACGGCGATGAGCTGCTCGGGCCGGCCCCGGTCCCGCCCGACGCGCTCGGCAAGCTCGACATCGAGCGACTCTGGTTCCGGCCGGAGGGCGTCGCCGTCCAGGTGGTGAACACCGGCCCGGCCCCGTTGACCGTCGCCCAGGTGATCGTCAACGATGCCCTCTGGGAGTTCGCCATCGAGCCGGGTCCAGCCATCCCCCGGCTCGGCCGGGCGACCATCGGCATCGCCTACCCCTGGCTGGAGGGCGAGCCGGTCACCGTCAAGGTGCTCACCGCAAACGGGCTGGCGTTCCTGAAGACGGTCCCCATCGCCGCCACCACCCCGGAGCCGTCGTCGTCCCTGCTGCTGCTGTTCGCGCTGCTCGGGGTGCTGGTCGGCGTGTTGCCGGTCTATCTCGGACTGCTCTGGTTCCCGCTGGTGCGGCGGCTGGATCGCGCGGTGCTCGACTTCCTGCTGGCTCTGACGGCCGGGCTGCTGATCTTCCTCGGCGTGGATGCCGTGGTCGAAGCGCTGGAGCTGGCCGGCAGGGTGCCGTCCCCGTTCCGGGGCATCGGGTTGGTAGCGATCGGCGTGGCCGGGTCGATCCTGGTGCTGCTCGGCGTGAGCCGGCGGACTATCGACGCGGCGGCAGGGCGCTCGGAGGCCGAGCGGGCGCTGGCGCTCTCCTTTCTGATCTCGACGGGCATCGGGCTGCACAATTTTGGCGAAGGGCTGGCCATCGGTGCGGCCTACGCGGTGGGCGAGCTGGCGCTCGGGGCGTTCCTGGTGGTCGGCTTCACCCTGCACAACATCACCGAGGGCTTCGGCATCCTGACGCCCATCGCCCGCCACGGCACGACGCTCAAGAACCTGCTCTTGCTGGGGCTGGCGGCCGGCGGCCCGACCATCCTCGGCACCTGGCTTGGCGGGTTCGCCTACTCCGACCTCTGGGCAACACTGTTCCTGGCGATTGGCGCGGGGGCGGTCTTCCAGGTAGTCTACGAGCTGGCGCGCCTCACGACCAGCAAGGGCGGCAGCCGCATCGCGACGCCCCTCGGCGCGGCCGGCGTCCTGACGGGGATGCTGCTGATGTACCTGACGGGCCTGTTCGTCGCCTGA
- a CDS encoding FmdB family transcriptional regulator has protein sequence MPIYTYECQSCDSTLEKRQSFSDDPLTVHESCGGSLRRVIHPAGIVFKGSGFYNTDYKSSTGSNGSSDAAATKTESTSSDASSSAPAASSSGDSSSSAAASTPSSAPAAAAAPSTP, from the coding sequence TTGCCGATCTACACCTACGAATGCCAGTCCTGCGACTCGACGCTGGAGAAGCGCCAGAGTTTCAGCGATGACCCTTTGACGGTTCACGAGAGCTGCGGTGGCAGCCTGCGGCGGGTGATTCACCCGGCCGGCATCGTCTTCAAGGGCAGCGGCTTCTACAACACTGACTACAAGAGCAGCACCGGCTCAAATGGCAGCAGCGACGCGGCGGCGACCAAGACCGAGAGCACGTCCTCGGACGCGTCCAGCAGCGCGCCGGCAGCCAGCAGCAGCGGCGACTCCTCGTCGAGCGCCGCCGCCTCCACGCCGAGCAGCGCGCCGGCAGCGGCAGCAGCTCCCAGCACGCCCTGA
- a CDS encoding ABC transporter substrate-binding protein produces MDHETERSATPLSDPAPVGEQPPRAGLTRWTSRRRFIATSVAGVGATLLAACSQPPAPAAPAAPAKPAEPAKPAEAAKPAAPAEAAKPAAPAGAAAQPPAAAQQAPAQKPAEAAKPAAAAGGEVKNIPRNRTMVAAGLGGEHPGGFTDVDNFNQYLPGLSRSGYTQAGTEGLFYYAPLNNEFQPWLAESFQFANDFTEVTLKLRKGTEWSDGKPFTSRDVVFTFEMLANEPTLLNGSEVKRLVKSIQAVDEQTVKFVLNFRNPRFVFDILTFRADIALPIAPEHVWKGQDPKSFKNYDPAKGWPLVTGPYKLVATTVEQKLWDRRDDWWAKKIGFKELPKIERLIFLPGMNEITMAQKMIANEIDMAFSFTPGNMRAVQGQNKKVITHSDQPPYGFMDWWPIALGFNNSEKPFDDPEIRWAISYALNRDQIIKFAFQGFNQIAPLPYPDFAGLRPYMEAAKPLLEKYNTTLYDLKKSDEIMMKKGYKKDGQGMWVGADGNKVAVPIITFPQHPSTTPQAPIVTEQLRQAGFDATFQLPADYAARVRTGEAKAYLWGHGGSMREPFSTWDRLYHMRHVKPTGTDNNGLNLYRWSNKPFSDVVDQMGQLAEDDPKLMDLWLKSLEIWLPELPDVPLVHTVIPVPMNTTFWTNWPSAKDPYVHEGFWHRNALQMVLKLEPTQ; encoded by the coding sequence ATGGACCACGAGACGGAGCGGTCTGCGACGCCTCTTTCTGATCCCGCCCCGGTGGGCGAGCAGCCGCCGCGCGCCGGCCTGACGCGCTGGACGAGCCGGCGGCGCTTCATCGCCACGAGCGTGGCTGGCGTCGGCGCGACGCTGCTGGCGGCCTGTTCGCAGCCGCCAGCGCCAGCCGCCCCAGCAGCGCCGGCCAAGCCCGCCGAACCGGCCAAGCCGGCGGAAGCCGCCAAGCCTGCCGCGCCTGCTGAGGCGGCCAAGCCCGCCGCGCCGGCCGGCGCGGCAGCCCAGCCCCCGGCTGCCGCCCAGCAGGCCCCGGCCCAGAAGCCGGCCGAGGCCGCCAAGCCCGCGGCTGCCGCTGGCGGCGAGGTCAAGAACATCCCGCGCAACCGCACGATGGTCGCGGCGGGCCTCGGCGGCGAGCACCCGGGCGGCTTCACCGACGTCGACAACTTCAACCAGTACCTGCCGGGCCTCTCGCGGAGCGGCTACACCCAGGCCGGCACCGAGGGCCTGTTCTACTACGCCCCGCTCAACAACGAGTTCCAGCCCTGGCTGGCTGAGAGCTTCCAGTTCGCCAACGACTTCACCGAGGTCACGCTGAAGCTCCGCAAGGGCACAGAGTGGAGCGACGGCAAGCCGTTCACCTCGCGGGACGTGGTCTTCACCTTCGAGATGCTGGCGAACGAGCCGACGCTCCTCAACGGCTCGGAGGTCAAGCGGCTGGTCAAGTCGATCCAGGCCGTGGACGAGCAGACCGTCAAGTTCGTGCTCAACTTCCGCAACCCGCGCTTCGTCTTCGACATCCTGACCTTCCGCGCGGACATCGCCCTGCCGATCGCTCCCGAGCACGTCTGGAAGGGCCAGGATCCGAAGTCGTTCAAGAACTACGACCCTGCCAAGGGCTGGCCGCTCGTGACCGGCCCCTACAAGCTCGTCGCCACAACCGTCGAGCAGAAGCTGTGGGATCGGCGCGACGACTGGTGGGCCAAGAAGATCGGCTTCAAGGAGCTGCCGAAGATCGAGCGGCTGATCTTCCTGCCAGGCATGAACGAGATCACGATGGCGCAGAAGATGATCGCCAACGAGATCGACATGGCGTTCTCGTTCACGCCGGGCAACATGCGGGCCGTCCAGGGGCAGAACAAGAAGGTCATCACCCACAGCGATCAGCCGCCGTACGGCTTCATGGACTGGTGGCCGATCGCCCTCGGCTTCAACAACTCTGAGAAGCCGTTCGACGATCCGGAGATCCGCTGGGCCATCAGCTACGCGCTGAACCGCGACCAGATCATCAAGTTCGCGTTCCAGGGGTTCAACCAGATCGCGCCGCTCCCCTACCCCGACTTTGCCGGGCTGCGACCGTACATGGAGGCCGCCAAGCCGCTGCTCGAAAAGTACAACACCACCCTCTACGACTTGAAGAAGTCCGACGAGATCATGATGAAGAAGGGGTACAAGAAGGACGGTCAGGGCATGTGGGTCGGCGCGGACGGCAACAAGGTGGCCGTGCCGATCATCACCTTCCCGCAGCACCCTTCCACGACGCCGCAGGCCCCGATTGTCACCGAGCAGCTCCGGCAGGCCGGCTTCGACGCCACCTTCCAGCTGCCGGCCGACTACGCGGCGCGCGTCCGCACCGGCGAGGCGAAGGCGTACCTCTGGGGCCACGGCGGCAGCATGCGCGAGCCGTTCAGCACCTGGGACCGGCTCTACCACATGCGGCACGTCAAGCCGACCGGCACGGACAACAACGGCCTGAACCTGTACCGCTGGTCGAACAAGCCGTTCAGCGATGTCGTGGATCAGATGGGGCAGCTCGCGGAGGACGACCCGAAGCTGATGGACCTCTGGCTCAAGTCGCTGGAGATCTGGCTGCCTGAGCTGCCGGACGTGCCGCTGGTGCACACGGTCATCCCGGTGCCGATGAACACGACGTTCTGGACGAACTGGCCCAGCGCGAAGGATCCGTACGTCCACGAGGGCTTCTGGCACCGCAACGCGCTGCAGATGGTCCTCAAGCTGGAGCCGACCCAGTAG
- a CDS encoding MFS transporter, producing the protein MREVTLTVGRYPGFVLLWLGRFSSVIAFNMLVVAVGWAVYDLTNDPLDLGLVGLVQFLPILLLTLAVGQVADRYDRRLIVAVCRATQGVAGGLLALGSAAGWLDTTSIFALVALIGAARAFEDPTVVALMTGLVPREIFARATVWYTMSSQLARITGPAFGGFLYLLGPTAAFSVAAAVFAVAAILTLLIPRDASTRASAPVSLESVFAGLVFTWRTPIILGSISLDLFVVLLGGATALLPIYARDILETGPVGLGLLRSAPAVGAIAMSAVLAKYPIGRNVGTLLFAAVIVFGLATVIFGVSTSLPLSLVALAVLGAANMVSVVIRISVVQLRTPNEMRGRVSAVNSLFTGTSNQLGDFESGLTAAWFGVVPAVLIGGIGTVLVALTWMRLFPDLRRVERFDA; encoded by the coding sequence GTGCGTGAGGTGACGCTGACCGTTGGGCGGTATCCGGGGTTCGTGCTGCTCTGGCTCGGGCGGTTCAGCTCGGTCATCGCCTTCAACATGCTGGTGGTGGCGGTTGGCTGGGCCGTCTACGACCTGACGAACGACCCGCTCGACCTTGGCCTCGTCGGCCTGGTGCAGTTCCTGCCGATCCTGCTGCTGACGCTGGCCGTCGGGCAGGTGGCGGACCGCTACGACCGCCGCCTGATCGTCGCCGTTTGCCGGGCCACGCAGGGCGTGGCCGGCGGGCTGCTGGCGCTTGGGAGCGCGGCCGGCTGGCTGGACACCACGTCGATCTTCGCGCTCGTCGCGCTGATCGGGGCGGCACGGGCGTTTGAAGACCCGACCGTCGTCGCGCTGATGACCGGGCTGGTCCCGCGTGAGATCTTCGCTCGGGCCACGGTCTGGTACACGATGTCCAGCCAGCTTGCCCGGATCACCGGGCCGGCCTTCGGCGGCTTTCTCTACCTGCTCGGGCCGACGGCGGCCTTCAGCGTGGCCGCCGCCGTGTTCGCCGTCGCCGCCATCCTGACGCTGTTGATCCCCCGGGACGCCAGCACGCGGGCCAGCGCCCCCGTCTCGCTGGAGTCGGTCTTTGCCGGGCTGGTCTTCACCTGGCGCACCCCGATCATCCTCGGCTCGATCTCGCTCGACCTGTTCGTGGTGCTGCTCGGCGGCGCGACAGCCCTGCTGCCGATCTACGCGCGCGACATTCTGGAGACCGGGCCGGTCGGGCTGGGGCTGCTGCGGTCTGCGCCGGCCGTCGGGGCCATCGCGATGTCTGCCGTGCTGGCAAAGTACCCGATCGGGCGGAACGTCGGGACGCTGCTGTTCGCCGCCGTGATCGTTTTCGGGCTGGCGACGGTCATCTTCGGCGTCTCGACCAGCCTGCCGCTCTCACTGGTGGCCCTGGCCGTGCTGGGAGCGGCCAACATGGTCAGCGTGGTGATCCGCATCTCTGTGGTGCAGCTACGCACGCCCAACGAGATGCGCGGGCGGGTCAGCGCCGTCAACTCGCTGTTCACCGGCACGTCGAACCAGCTCGGGGACTTCGAATCGGGGCTGACGGCGGCCTGGTTCGGCGTGGTGCCGGCCGTGCTGATCGGCGGGATCGGCACGGTGCTGGTGGCGTTGACCTGGATGCGGCTGTTCCCGGACTTGCGGCGTGTCGAGCGGTTCGACGCGTGA